A stretch of the Ensifer sp. PDNC004 genome encodes the following:
- a CDS encoding ABC transporter ATP-binding protein, with the protein MISVNNIQVIFGKGTPLQKQALNGVSLTIEQGSFVTVIGSNGAGKSTLLGVLAGDVLPSAGQVMIGKTDVSRKGTAARAGLVARVFQDPLTGSCGALSIEENLALAAKRGEARGLAAALGPKRREHFRERIAELNLGLENRMGDRMDLLSGGQRQAVSLVMATLAGSEVLLLDEHTAALDPGMAEFVMNLTQKIVSERKLTTMMVTHSMRQALDYGHRTIMLHGGEIVLDVAGDSRKELQVEDLIAMFRRIRGQTLDDDALLIG; encoded by the coding sequence ATGATCAGCGTCAACAACATCCAGGTCATCTTCGGCAAGGGTACGCCGCTGCAGAAGCAGGCGCTGAACGGCGTCAGCCTGACCATCGAGCAGGGCTCCTTCGTCACCGTCATCGGCTCCAACGGCGCCGGCAAGTCGACGCTGCTCGGCGTGCTCGCGGGCGACGTGCTGCCGAGTGCCGGCCAGGTGATGATCGGCAAGACCGACGTCAGCCGCAAGGGCACCGCCGCCCGCGCCGGCCTCGTCGCCCGCGTCTTCCAGGATCCGCTGACCGGCAGCTGCGGCGCACTCTCGATTGAGGAAAACCTGGCGCTTGCCGCCAAGCGTGGCGAAGCACGCGGCCTCGCGGCCGCCCTCGGCCCGAAGCGCCGCGAGCATTTCCGCGAGCGCATCGCCGAGCTCAACCTCGGCCTTGAAAACCGCATGGGCGACCGCATGGATCTTCTGTCCGGCGGCCAACGCCAGGCGGTCTCGCTGGTTATGGCGACGCTCGCAGGCTCCGAAGTGCTGCTGCTCGACGAGCATACGGCAGCCCTCGACCCTGGTATGGCCGAGTTCGTGATGAACCTGACGCAGAAGATCGTCTCCGAGCGCAAGCTGACGACGATGATGGTCACCCATTCGATGCGCCAGGCACTCGACTACGGCCACCGCACCATCATGCTCCACGGCGGCGAGATCGTGCTCGACGTCGCCGGCGACAGCCGCAAGGAACTGCAGGTCGAGGACCTGATCGCCATGTTCCGCCGCATCCGCGGCCAGACGCTCGACGACGATGCGCTGCTGATCGGCTGA
- a CDS encoding ABC transporter permease produces MSLIAFWGAVELGLVYAFVALGVFLAFRVLDFPDLTVDGSFPLGAAVTAVLIIAGVNPWLAACVAMVAGAAAGIVTAMLNVRFKILNLLASILTMIALFSVNLRVMGKPNVALINADTMLSPFYGLGLRDFYVRPLFIGVLVVVAVIIVWRFLESDAGLAMRATGANARMARAQGVDTNRQIYLGMAISNALVAFGGALFAQTNGFADVTSGVGTIVVGLAAVIIGETLLGARGILIALIGCVLGSILYRIAIQLALSTDMLGLQASDLNFVTAALVTFALVLPRLRRGGAA; encoded by the coding sequence TTGAGTCTAATCGCTTTCTGGGGAGCCGTGGAACTGGGGCTGGTCTACGCCTTCGTCGCCCTTGGCGTCTTTCTCGCATTCCGGGTGCTCGATTTCCCCGACCTGACTGTCGACGGATCCTTTCCGCTGGGGGCAGCCGTCACCGCCGTGCTGATCATCGCTGGCGTCAACCCGTGGCTTGCGGCCTGTGTCGCCATGGTGGCGGGTGCCGCTGCCGGTATCGTCACGGCGATGCTCAACGTGCGCTTCAAGATCCTCAACCTGCTCGCCTCGATCCTGACGATGATCGCGCTGTTCTCGGTGAACCTGCGCGTCATGGGCAAGCCGAACGTCGCGCTGATCAATGCCGACACGATGCTCTCGCCCTTCTATGGCCTGGGCTTACGTGATTTCTACGTCCGGCCGCTGTTCATCGGCGTGCTCGTCGTCGTCGCCGTCATCATCGTCTGGCGCTTCCTTGAGAGCGATGCCGGTCTTGCGATGCGCGCCACCGGCGCCAATGCCCGCATGGCCCGCGCACAGGGTGTCGACACCAACCGCCAGATCTATCTCGGCATGGCAATCTCCAACGCGCTCGTCGCCTTCGGCGGCGCACTCTTTGCCCAGACCAACGGTTTCGCCGACGTCACCTCGGGCGTCGGCACGATCGTCGTCGGCCTCGCAGCCGTTATCATCGGCGAGACGCTTCTCGGTGCCCGCGGCATCCTGATTGCGCTCATCGGCTGCGTGCTCGGCTCGATCCTCTACCGCATCGCCATCCAGCTGGCGCTGTCGACCGACATGCTCGGCCTGCAGGCCTCCGACCTCAACTTCGTGACGGCGGCACTCGTGACCTTCGCCCTCGTCCTTCCCCGTCTTCGTCGCGGAGGTGCGGCATGA